Within the Enterococcus hirae ATCC 9790 genome, the region TTATTAATGAAATATCCTCTTGTAATCGTTTCAGAATCAAATAAATTTGTCTGAACTTCTGGTACGGAAAAATTGGCGACTTCGATTCCTGTCGGTTCCAGCCAACGAACAGAAGCAACTTCCTGATAAGGTAAATAACGATTTGGATAGGTCGGATAATTTGCATCAAATTCTGTAATCATCGCACTAGTCGCAGGACGTTGTGCATCTCCATTCCATATAAGATAAGCCGCATTTTCCGGTGCTTTATCCGTCATATTTGTCGTATCTGCACGGGAAATAGAACGAATAAATTTTTTCCCTCCATCAAACCATGCACCTGGAATCCCCAACCACGAACTAAACTTATAACGTTTTCCACTCGAAACGGGAATATATTCGCTATGATAAACTTGTTGATTCGCTGCTGGTAAAAAATTCCCTGTATTGTTATCTACATATTCACCATAAATAACACTCTTCCAATTAAATAAATTCGTTGAGCCTTGAATCGTCGTCTCTGCAATTTTATCTGGAGTAATCGAAGCAGCTTGGATATCAGTACTTTGGTACACTCCACCATCTTCCCAAGAAGTAGTTTCTGTTTGCCAATAGTACCAATGACCATTTTCTAATACTAAAAAAATCCCATCTGTTCCGTTGGGATATGCTGCTTGTAATTCTGAAAAAGTATTATACGTACCTTTTGGTGCACCAGAAACAATCGTTGCCAATTGGGCATCGACAAATGCTTGATCCGCTTTGGTTGTTTGTAATCGAGAAATATTTTCCTGATTTTTTTCAACTACTGTTCTTTCTCCTTTGTCAGATAACTTTGTGTCGATTTGTTTTTTGTTGTACGTATCAACTTCTTCATATAGTTCTTCTATTTTGTTTAGATTTTGTTCAACTTCAACTGCTTTCTGTTCAACGTTAGCAAGTGATTGGTTAGTCTCGGTTGCTAATTTTTCTAATTTATCGTTAGCATTCGATATTAATTCTTCTATTTTATCAATCGTTTGGCTAAATCCGTTAAAATAGAAATTCTCCAGTTCTGGAACATTCTCATCAATCGGACTTCGTTTTATCGAAAAAATAAACCGGCCAGCAGTATCTAATGCTTGCCCGTTAGGAAATTCAATATATATACTACCTTCCACCGTACCAACATATCCTAAAATATTATCATCTAATACAATGGAGACAACTCCACCAATCCGATCCTCAATCGTTGCTAAGTAATCGTGTTTTCCAAATCCTCCATCAGCTGTTTCTGAACGAAATTTTAAACGAATAGGAACCATTACTCCTTCAGGTAAACTTTGAACAATTGCACCTTTCATTAGTTTAAAGCGAAGTTTAGCCGTCCCTCTATCATATGACCAGAAAACAACGCCAGTATAAATTGGTTTCGTAGCTTCCGCTTGAATACAAATGATTGAATCGTTAGTTTTATACATCATTAACCCAACACTAGTCCTTTCTTAATGTATAGACCACAACCAGTAACTTTCGTTTGCGTATCAGCAAAGCTAGTGGGCGGCTCGCGGCGTATCAAGCCATCGTCAGATTGCGCACCAACTACATTCTGTGAGCCGACAATATCACTGATAAGAATCGTTCCCATGAATTTCGCTCTGATAGCAATGTTTTGTTTATAAAAATACGTTCCGTTGTAAACATGACACTGTGAAGTACCATTTATACATATTCCCATGGACGCAGTATTTCGATTATCATTTGCAAATTTACATTTTACAACCGACATATAACCACTTTGATCAGCTAACAACTGATAGATACTACCTCCGTATGTAGGACCATTGGCAGTATCAACAAATTGTAATCCACTGACCTGAATGTAACCGCGGACATAATAAAATGCGATACTTCTAACTTTAACTGGCAAATCCGAGGTTGAAACATCAATGTTATCTATATTGTCTCTGCATCGTACATATACTGATGTCACGTTAACGTTTCTAAGAACAGCATCTTCCAAATATACACCGGAATCAATCCATATTGTAACTGATGGGATAGTAATCAAAGGTACTTGGTTGAAAGCCATTTGAATAGTCGCAAACGGATTCTCTTCCGAACCGTCTCCAGTTTGATCACTTCCATTGCTTGCTGAAACGTAAATGTTAATTTGTGCAGCGGAACCACCTATGATTTGTTCAATACTCCCATTTAATTGTCCCACTTGTTTTTGCATATTTAGTTGTTTGTTCTGCAATTCGTCTATTTCTCCTCTAAATAGTCGTTCAGATGCAATCAAACGTTCTTGAAGAACGCTATACGTTTCTCCTTTATAATCGACTCGCCCATCTACTACTTCATTTGGCGAATCTCCACCAGAAGATAGTACAAGATTATCAATTCGAGTGTTTAAATAATCGTCATTTTCTTTTAAGGAGGTTTCTAAGTCATTTAAACAATCAACATTATGATTAAATATTTCTTTCCATTTTCCTGTAATAAGATTAGTGGTTAATTTCTTTAATAACATCAAACTACTCCTTTCTTTACCATATTCGCTAAAATAGCCGTCATTGTCTTCTTTGTATTACTTAATGTAATTTCTGGTGGTTTGTTAGGAATTGCTGGATAAGTTTTTATTCCCACTACTTGTATATAAGTATTAATATTTAGTGGTTCATAAATAAATGGTACGTAATCTCCTTTTTGAGGATTGATTTTCCATTTTAAAGTAACTGATCCAGAAATACTTGGATAATCTTGTAAATCGTTTTTTAAACGTTCAAGCATATTTCGCGATATCGTATAGCGTTCATCAGTAACCGGATCTTGAATTCTAATTCCCCATGTTTCTGATTCCGGACTGGTATACGTGATTGGTGTAAACACATAATCACTATCTTTTGGATTTTCTGTGTTAATACCGTCTTTCAATTTTCCATACCCTTTAATCTGAGTTTTCAATGAGTAAGTATCAATATCAAACGTAACTTCATCTGTATTATATTTATAACGAATTTGTTCTTCTACTTTCTGACCATACTCACTAATCGGATAAAACATAAGATGCTTATTATTAGGAATAACCACTGCATTATAATCTGAAAGAATCTCATTAATTAGCTTCAAATAATTTCCATCACCAAAATTCTCCTGTTGAACAGTTAAAAACTTTTTATTTGGATCAATAACTTCCCATGTAAATTCTCGATTTCCAGCTTTAAAAATATGTGTCAATAACTGATTAATCGATTTTGTACCTGTTACTTTTTCATATTGATAACCATCCTGAATTGTATAATAGATATGTGTTGCAACTATCTGTTTAGTTACTAATCCCCCTACTACATTTTTAGTCATTTTTTTTATAATAAATTCTTGCCCATTAAAAATAATCGAAGATTCATACTCAATCAAATCAAACACTTCTTGATTGATCAAATTTGTTACTGATAGCCCAATTTCCCAAGTTTCATTTTGTTGCCAGTCCTCATAAAAAGAATCCTTGTCGTACCTGACAAGGATTTCTTCTTTGGTTTGTTCATAATTTCGAACAATTATATCATCCATTTAATCACCTACTTATACAAAAAACGAAAATCCCACGAAGAATTTACTCGAGTAATATTTTGGATTTCGATTTCGTTTATCCCCTCAACTAAATTGATCAAACCGTGATTTGTATTAATACCACAACTTACACCATTTAATTTAGGAATCACTCCGTCCAAAATTAGCATCTGACCAAGATTCGTCGAAAGTGATGGATAGTAAATAAATCGATCACCAGTTGTTTTATTAAAGATTATCACATTTCCTTCCGACTCTCCTTCTAATGTAATTCTTAAATAGTGTTCTCGTGGATCAATTTCAAAACTACCAGCATTATAAATAATAAAATTACTTGTTTTATGTTTATATTTATAGTCCTCAGAAATTAACCCCTGAGAAAACTGCCAATCATTTTCTAACGTAAAACCATTTAAAGTCGTTGACAAAGATTCAGAACAGCCAGATGGTACATCAAATGTAATCTCAATTGTAGAATAATCATTTGCTTCTTCAGTTAATTCAAAATTTTTAGGATTGACTTTAAACCTTTTACCAGGACTCAAATCATAACCAATATAATATTGATATCCTATAAAAATCATTTCATAAAGTTCAGTAAGGAGTAATTCCTTATCATATTTATTCTTATAAAAGATGTCTAAAGTCAAGACTAATTCAAAAGGACGAAAACTAGCATTTATTTCTCTGCTACCGTTCGTCCCTTGAAATTCTTCATAACTTGCCTCATATACTGGCGCCTGACGTTTGATTTCTTTACAAATAATCCTGTTTTTCTCTTGTGGATCAAATATATGACCATTTTGATTAAACATCAATTTATAAAACATTCATCATATACCTCCATTTATATATCGGAGTTTCGCTAAATCTGCCCCCATGTAACTATTTGCAGATTTACCAATATCAGAAGATTTAATAATAAAGTCTTTTCCTAAGATTGCTTTTAAAATGGCCATCATTTCGTTATGTTGTTGTTGCTGTTGTTTAATTAAAGCAAGTAATTCTTCAGAATGATTATCATTTTGTCCAATACGCATTATTTGTTTTGATTTGCCTGATAGGAAAGCGAGTACTTCCCCTACCAATTCAATAGCTCTCGTTTTTTTAGTTAACGGAACAACTACTTCAGGTTTATTTCCTTCCCCACCACGGAAAAGACCATCCTTCATAATCCAACCACCATTTTCATAACCAACTCCACGCCAACCATTTAATAAACTCCCATATCTACTCAAAGTATATCGAATCGAAGCAAGAATATTTGAAAGTGGATCATAAATATCTTTATTGTAGGGAGGAAGTGCGTAAGAACGGAATGTTGTATCAATTACTTGCATTAAACCTTTAGAAGGTATCCCAGCTGCTGCATTGCTATCCCAATTATTAATTGCTTTAGGATTTCCATTAGATTCAGTTTGCATTTGATGCAATAGAGCGTTTAAATTTGCTGAATTGTATTGACCAGTCATTTTTAGTGCTTTTATTGCTACAGAACGCCAACGCTCAACCCCCGTTGAACTTCCTACTTTAAAGATATTACCCACTCCCAAAAGTCCATTTAAATGAATATGATCAAAGTGATCACCATCTGGCCAAGCAGTCCATTGTCCACTTGCTCCTGTTCCAGACATACCGGATCTATCTCTTACTCGACCATTCGTAATAACATAAGCAATTTTCGATGGAAACTTCTCAAATGCATAATTAGCTGCAGCTGTATATCGACTATCACCAGAAACACCAGGATATGCTAAATCAATTGCTTGTCTTTTTCCATGATAGTATCTATCTCCAGGACGATATCCCGATGTAACAGTTAAACCTGGGAATTTGGCCATCACTCTTTGGGCAATATCAACTAAATACTGATAAACACCATTTGCATTTACTGCACCATCAAAATTTCCATGTGTAAAGAATTCACTCAATTTTGTTTGAAGAAATTTATTCGATGCTTTTGCCATTACTTTTACGCCAGATTTGGTCATATCTAGCCATAAATTAGTAAGATTACTATAATCAACTTTTCCATCTAAAAATTTAAGAACAGCATTTTCATTATCCAACAAATCAGCTAAATCGAAATTATTAGTACCATTAGCATACCTAGGAATATTTATATATTTTTTCAATTTTTTAGTAAGTGTTGCATTTAAAACTTGTGTTCCTTTCGGTAAATTAACCAATAAGTCTCGCCCTTTAGCAATGAATCCTTTTCCGTTTGGCATTTGTACATATTCTTCATGAACTGGACCTTTTTGATCATTAATCATTGCTAAACCACCAGGATGTCCTACTGTTCCTTTTGCATACTGTGGTATTGCCCAATTACCAATCGTTTTACTTGATTCAACTTCTTTTAATACATAGTTAACGCCAGAAATAACCCCATTAACACCTTTTCCAATTCCTCCTACCATTCTATTAGCTACGCTATTCATAGTTGAGGATAGAGGACTTCCCATTGAATTAATTCCATTAATCAAAGATTGCATTAAAAATGAACCTGCAGCATTAAATCCTCCATTTTTTGAACGAAGATTATTAATCGAATCGTTCCCAAGTTGATTTACTCGACCTATAAACACACCATAAAGTGAATTCCAACCGTTCATCAAATTTTTATTCCAAGTAACTCCTTGAACATAATTAGGTGTATTTTGAAGTTTTAATGCATTTTGATAGTTCGAAATAAATAGAGTCTCACTAGCTGTAAATTGTGGTACAGCAGAGTTCCATCCATTCATTAAATTATTTAGCCAATCAACACCTATAGAAGAATACTGTTCAGACTGTTCAGCAATATCCTCAGGAAGTAAGGACTCAATGATATTCGCTTTGTTCAACGCGCCATCACTACTATTAGCTTGTCCATTCAGCATTTGAGCTTTCAATGCAGTAACCAACTCGTTTAATGCTAAGATTAACGCATCTAAATTCGATACTGGGGAAACAGCAGTAATGTTACCAACACCATCAGCATATTTGGGAATTAGCCGTTTAGTTTTCGTTGCATTGAGTACTTTTGAGCCTCTCGGCAAATCTAAGACAATGTTTCGTCCTTTTGGAATAAAGGATTGTCCAGTTGG harbors:
- a CDS encoding phage tail protein; amino-acid sequence: MDDIIVRNYEQTKEEILVRYDKDSFYEDWQQNETWEIGLSVTNLINQEVFDLIEYESSIIFNGQEFIIKKMTKNVVGGLVTKQIVATHIYYTIQDGYQYEKVTGTKSINQLLTHIFKAGNREFTWEVIDPNKKFLTVQQENFGDGNYLKLINEILSDYNAVVIPNNKHLMFYPISEYGQKVEEQIRYKYNTDEVTFDIDTYSLKTQIKGYGKLKDGINTENPKDSDYVFTPITYTSPESETWGIRIQDPVTDERYTISRNMLERLKNDLQDYPSISGSVTLKWKINPQKGDYVPFIYEPLNINTYIQVVGIKTYPAIPNKPPEITLSNTKKTMTAILANMVKKGVV
- a CDS encoding phage tail domain-containing protein, with translation MFYKLMFNQNGHIFDPQEKNRIICKEIKRQAPVYEASYEEFQGTNGSREINASFRPFELVLTLDIFYKNKYDKELLLTELYEMIFIGYQYYIGYDLSPGKRFKVNPKNFELTEEANDYSTIEITFDVPSGCSESLSTTLNGFTLENDWQFSQGLISEDYKYKHKTSNFIIYNAGSFEIDPREHYLRITLEGESEGNVIIFNKTTGDRFIYYPSLSTNLGQMLILDGVIPKLNGVSCGINTNHGLINLVEGINEIEIQNITRVNSSWDFRFLYK
- a CDS encoding SGNH/GDSL hydrolase family protein, which codes for MMYKTNDSIICIQAEATKPIYTGVVFWSYDRGTAKLRFKLMKGAIVQSLPEGVMVPIRLKFRSETADGGFGKHDYLATIEDRIGGVVSIVLDDNILGYVGTVEGSIYIEFPNGQALDTAGRFIFSIKRSPIDENVPELENFYFNGFSQTIDKIEELISNANDKLEKLATETNQSLANVEQKAVEVEQNLNKIEELYEEVDTYNKKQIDTKLSDKGERTVVEKNQENISRLQTTKADQAFVDAQLATIVSGAPKGTYNTFSELQAAYPNGTDGIFLVLENGHWYYWQTETTSWEDGGVYQSTDIQAASITPDKIAETTIQGSTNLFNWKSVIYGEYVDNNTGNFLPAANQQVYHSEYIPVSSGKRYKFSSWLGIPGAWFDGGKKFIRSISRADTTNMTDKAPENAAYLIWNGDAQRPATSAMITEFDANYPTYPNRYLPYQEVASVRWLEPTGIEVANFSVPEVQTNLFDSETITRGYFINNEAVLIENAKFAVSDYISVKPNTIYSVPLTLSTQGYYFNELKEPVCAIQHTEGSNNNNKQFKTPSNARYVRLNLYAGTTGSSKGNENFFSLTEGENVLTKATEYGVNQKWLNPYSKKLFGKKIVTFDDSITWYDHQLFVDKTTMPNTRAIGYQTYLRSAFGCEVNNQGISGQNTKQIGARSKAFDYSDYSLATFFAGVNDFGQSRAIGTVQAIGSSFDENTYCGAYQSMLEDVLKRFPTLRIGIIIPYKVWNTQLGGLMPREFTDKLVEIAKLYSIPYLNLYDEAQINEVNKDVLFVDDTSQVPYQYHLNNEGYRMISSYIVSFVNQIIG